The genomic window TTCTATTGTAGAGCAACTCGCCAATCCGTCATGGTCGCATGGTCGTCGTTCGCTCCGCGAACGCAACGCTGCGCAAAGCAACGCAGAAATTTTCGCTTTGTTCGCGGAGTTAGTAGGCCGGAACAAGCTTTGCGCAGTTCCGGCAGAGGTTGGCCGCTCGATTTCCCATGCCGGAACCGCGCACGGCTTGTTCCGGCCTACTATGCTAAGGTCGTCGTTCGCTCCGCGAACGCAACGCAGAAGTTTTCGCTCTGTTCGCGGAGCGAACAGCGACCATGGACTAACGGAGCAGCAGAATCAGGCGGCTTTGGATGTCGGCACCCTGGTCGCCCGAGCTGATCCCGTCCCAGCCTTGACGCTGCAAGGGCAGCAGCGGACGCCCGTCGGCGTTGACGGCAAAATCGACTTGTTCGCCTTCCCCGCTGACCAACTGCCAAGCGACCGAGTTGTCTTCGGCGTGCCGCACGTCGGTTTCCGACACCTCCTGCAACCGCTTTACCGCCACGGCCATCGGAGGATCAGCAGCCACGTTCCAACGCAATTGAGCCACATTCTCGGTGTCGGTAAACATCGACACCATAAAGCGGTCGAGCGCCTTGCCCGAGGCTTCGATGTACAGGATCGATACTCGCGGAGTGTCCGCGTTTTGCTCGGCGGCTACATCCGCACCTACCAACTTGGCCTGCTGCAGGTATCCCACTACCTCATCGCTCACCGCTCGATGAGCCTGGACCTCGATCCCAGCTTTGCGAAGCGACGCCAACACCGCCCCGTTAGCCTTGCCGCGAGTCGTCTGCGTGACCTCGTAGATCAGCACCATATTCAGCGGTATCGAATTCGCCGGAGCACCGTTCGTTGCGGGATCGCCAGCGGGCACGGAATCCGGTGAAGGAACCAGATCCGGCGAGCCGCCATTCGCTGCGGGGTCCATCGCCTGGGCGATCGCCGAGGGCGACACCGTCTCGGGCGTGACAATTTCGGGCGCCACAATTTCGGGCGAAACCGTTTCGGGATCCGTGGGCGTCATCGAATCCGCGTCGGAGGTCGCTCGTGGAGCGGCAGCAATCCGCACGTCTTCCATGGACGTATCCGGCGTATCCACACCCGCAACGGCTTGCTCGGGATCCAGTGGCAAAGCTGTCGGTTTGTCGTCGAGCGGAGGCCCGGAAGCTTGAGCAATACGATCGCTGTTTTGGCCTGGGTCGGGCAAAACGCTCTGGCCCGGAAACAAGGACACGGCGATCAACACGGCTGCGGCGATGCCGGCGACCACCGCCACGGGACGTACCCAACGCGGCAAGCGGGACATCGCTGCCGCGGGCTGGGCCATCGCTGCCGCGGGCTGGGCCATCGCTGCCGCGGGCTGGGCCATCGCTGCCGCGGGCTGGGCCATCGCTGCCGCGGGCTGGGAGGTCGTGCCCGAGCGAGAGGGCAGAGCGGAAGCTGCTGCCGCGGCCGCCACGACTCGCTGCGTAAAATCAGGGCTCAGCCGAACATTGCGGAAGCGGGGATCCTCGCGAAACGCCTGCAACCGCTCCGTACGCTCCTCGCGCAACTGCTCCAGACGCAGCGCGACGGCCGGATCTGCAGCCAGGGCCTTTTCCACCATCGACAGACGCTCAGCCCCCAGAGCATCATCCAAATACTCATTCAGCAGCTGATCGGATTGTTCGGGGGGCAAAGGCATGCCACATCCGCCTGTATACATTTCACAT from Roseimaritima ulvae includes these protein-coding regions:
- a CDS encoding anti-sigma factor family protein; the encoded protein is MPLPPEQSDQLLNEYLDDALGAERLSMVEKALAADPAVALRLEQLREERTERLQAFREDPRFRNVRLSPDFTQRVVAAAAAASALPSRSGTTSQPAAAMAQPAAAMAQPAAAMAQPAAAMAQPAAAMSRLPRWVRPVAVVAGIAAAVLIAVSLFPGQSVLPDPGQNSDRIAQASGPPLDDKPTALPLDPEQAVAGVDTPDTSMEDVRIAAAPRATSDADSMTPTDPETVSPEIVAPEIVTPETVSPSAIAQAMDPAANGGSPDLVPSPDSVPAGDPATNGAPANSIPLNMVLIYEVTQTTRGKANGAVLASLRKAGIEVQAHRAVSDEVVGYLQQAKLVGADVAAEQNADTPRVSILYIEASGKALDRFMVSMFTDTENVAQLRWNVAADPPMAVAVKRLQEVSETDVRHAEDNSVAWQLVSGEGEQVDFAVNADGRPLLPLQRQGWDGISSGDQGADIQSRLILLLR